In one Mesorhizobium australicum genomic region, the following are encoded:
- a CDS encoding MFS transporter, translated as MSSLAAVNPAFLRARWAVAALFAVNGFIIGSWAPQIPLFLARLGITEFTLGLLILGFGLGALIAMPAAGYVIGRQGSRVTLTWFAFAAAFGLIVVVAAPSVWTAAFAMVLFGGLVGGMDVSMNANAVAVERSLGRAIMSSSHGFWSLGGFAGGAAGGLVIERFGALAHAGAVTVVALAVVALVVSQLGGDDRPEPHERQPLALPRDPSLYLVGLIALFCMVPEGAVLDWAALYLKEERGASIATAGFAFAAFSAAMATMRFLGDRVRDRFGAVKTLRVSALIAAVGMFAAGLAPETWMVIAAFSLAGLGIANTVPIAFSAGGNHPGLPPGAGMSVVTTIGYSGILVAPSGLGFVGGHFGFAPVFLGVAVLLLLVAALASYAKAAD; from the coding sequence ATGTCGAGCCTCGCCGCTGTAAATCCCGCCTTTCTCCGTGCCCGCTGGGCGGTCGCCGCGCTGTTTGCGGTGAACGGATTCATCATCGGCAGCTGGGCGCCGCAGATCCCGCTGTTCCTTGCGCGGCTCGGCATCACCGAGTTCACCCTCGGCCTGCTGATCCTCGGCTTCGGCCTCGGCGCGCTGATTGCGATGCCGGCCGCCGGCTATGTCATCGGCCGGCAGGGTTCGCGCGTCACGCTCACCTGGTTCGCCTTCGCAGCCGCCTTCGGCCTCATCGTGGTCGTGGCCGCGCCGAGCGTCTGGACGGCGGCGTTCGCCATGGTGCTGTTCGGTGGGCTGGTCGGGGGCATGGACGTGTCGATGAACGCCAATGCGGTGGCCGTCGAGCGGTCGCTCGGCCGCGCCATCATGTCGTCCTCGCACGGCTTCTGGAGCCTCGGCGGCTTTGCCGGCGGCGCGGCCGGCGGTCTGGTTATCGAACGCTTCGGCGCGCTCGCCCATGCCGGAGCCGTAACCGTCGTCGCGCTCGCCGTCGTCGCCCTCGTCGTGTCGCAGCTCGGCGGCGACGACCGGCCCGAGCCGCACGAGCGCCAGCCGCTCGCTTTGCCGCGCGACCCGTCGCTTTATCTCGTCGGCCTCATCGCGCTGTTCTGCATGGTGCCGGAAGGGGCGGTGCTCGACTGGGCCGCCCTTTACCTCAAGGAGGAACGCGGCGCCTCGATCGCCACCGCCGGCTTCGCCTTCGCGGCCTTCTCGGCGGCGATGGCCACGATGCGCTTCCTTGGCGACCGGGTGCGCGACCGGTTCGGCGCGGTGAAGACGCTGCGGGTCTCGGCGCTGATCGCGGCGGTGGGCATGTTCGCGGCGGGCCTCGCGCCGGAGACCTGGATGGTGATCGCCGCCTTCTCCCTTGCCGGGCTCGGCATCGCCAACACCGTGCCGATCGCATTCTCGGCCGGCGGCAACCATCCCGGCCTGCCGCCGGGGGCGGGCATGAGCGTCGTCACGACGATCGGCTATTCCGGCATCCTGGTCGCGCCTTCGGGCCTTGGCTTCGTCGGCGGCCATTTCGGCTTCGCGCCGGTTTTCCTCGGCGTGGCCGTGCTCCTCCTCCTTGTCGCCGCACTCGCCTCTTATGCAAAGGCAGCCGATTGA
- a CDS encoding acyltransferase family protein, with product MTSTFSKSREYLRHIDGIRAIAVISVFLFHLNVPYFSGGFVGVDIFFVISGFLITRLIVQELNESGGFSFSNFYLRRLRRLGPAMLLTVFASFVAAYFQFAPADLRQFGGSVVASLLSVSNIFFWYESGYFDTESALKPLLHTWSLSVEEQFYLTWPLILIVSSTLLGARRTVLVVGAIGTISFLVNLWVQFGGSGFTDLKSAMFYLPFFRVFELVIGALLVWAWAWRPKSAGWNDFLTLLGLGMIAVSIYYYDENTPFPTYYALLPCIGTAFLILAGDGSRIRYALTNGVSVRIGLISYSLYLVHWPLIVFWSYSHQLTSTAKAGIFVAALVIATVMYFLVEQPFRSANRLPMLGRNLPFVTTSVLLAALMATPGAHAWAHKGWLWRLDPGILALIDPQNVAAGPAHTRFKCLLGRGEDPSAFDEECYRIRPNGRPNILLLGDSTASGLYPGLNELLGEEANIYLTAVAGCPPLLGLDIRTSPRCGEANQYLFKTLIRNHAYDLVIMKSLASDTMFQRYFPATRAAISDSGTNYLVLGRGLEFKKGLLTLITQYGKEAGLDEFVERNLQAPCGDEQGIDKFVPPDNFLSLKDIFCADGKPTFRDGSNVYFIDGVHMTRFASRLAAKPIAAWIRANDVLRPGS from the coding sequence ATGACGAGCACGTTCTCCAAATCCCGGGAATACCTCCGCCACATCGATGGAATACGCGCCATCGCCGTTATTTCGGTGTTTCTCTTCCACCTGAACGTTCCGTATTTCTCAGGGGGGTTCGTCGGCGTCGACATATTTTTCGTGATCTCGGGATTCCTGATCACCCGGTTGATCGTACAGGAACTCAACGAAAGCGGCGGCTTCTCGTTCTCAAATTTCTACCTGCGCCGCCTGCGCCGTCTCGGTCCGGCAATGCTCTTGACCGTCTTCGCGAGCTTCGTCGCCGCCTACTTCCAGTTCGCTCCGGCTGACCTGCGGCAGTTTGGCGGTTCCGTCGTCGCAAGCCTGCTCAGCGTATCGAACATCTTCTTCTGGTACGAGTCGGGCTATTTTGACACCGAATCGGCCCTGAAGCCCCTGCTGCACACCTGGTCGCTGTCGGTCGAAGAACAGTTCTATCTGACCTGGCCGCTGATCCTGATCGTCTCGTCGACTCTGCTTGGCGCCCGCAGGACCGTTCTGGTCGTCGGGGCGATCGGGACGATCAGCTTCCTCGTCAATCTCTGGGTGCAATTCGGCGGAAGCGGCTTCACCGACCTCAAGTCGGCGATGTTCTACCTGCCGTTCTTCCGGGTGTTCGAACTCGTTATCGGCGCTTTGCTGGTCTGGGCGTGGGCATGGCGCCCCAAATCGGCCGGATGGAACGATTTCCTGACGCTGCTAGGCCTCGGGATGATCGCCGTGTCCATCTACTATTACGACGAGAATACGCCCTTCCCCACCTATTACGCGCTGCTTCCCTGCATTGGCACGGCCTTCCTGATCCTCGCCGGCGACGGCAGCCGGATCAGATATGCGCTGACGAATGGCGTAAGCGTTCGGATCGGGCTGATCAGTTACTCGCTATATCTCGTTCACTGGCCGCTGATCGTATTCTGGAGCTATTCTCATCAGCTCACGAGCACCGCCAAGGCTGGAATATTCGTCGCGGCCCTGGTGATCGCTACTGTGATGTATTTCTTAGTCGAACAGCCGTTCCGCTCGGCCAACCGCCTGCCGATGCTCGGCCGCAATTTGCCGTTCGTCACCACTTCGGTCCTCCTCGCGGCTCTCATGGCAACGCCCGGCGCGCATGCCTGGGCACACAAGGGCTGGCTGTGGAGGCTCGACCCGGGCATCCTCGCGTTGATAGATCCTCAGAACGTCGCAGCTGGCCCCGCCCATACCAGGTTCAAGTGCCTGCTCGGTAGGGGCGAAGACCCATCGGCGTTCGACGAAGAATGCTACAGGATTCGGCCGAACGGCCGCCCCAACATACTCCTCCTTGGAGACAGCACAGCTTCAGGCCTTTATCCTGGGCTGAATGAATTGCTTGGAGAGGAGGCTAACATCTATCTGACGGCAGTGGCCGGCTGCCCTCCACTTCTGGGCTTGGACATTCGAACCAGTCCCCGGTGCGGCGAGGCGAATCAGTACCTTTTCAAGACACTGATCCGGAACCACGCGTATGATTTGGTCATCATGAAATCGCTCGCCTCCGACACCATGTTCCAGCGCTATTTTCCCGCGACGCGCGCGGCGATTAGTGACAGCGGCACTAACTATCTTGTTCTTGGTCGCGGACTGGAATTCAAGAAAGGCCTGCTGACGCTGATCACCCAGTACGGCAAGGAAGCGGGACTGGACGAGTTTGTAGAACGCAATCTCCAGGCGCCATGCGGCGACGAGCAGGGTATCGACAAATTCGTCCCTCCTGACAATTTCCTCTCGTTGAAGGACATTTTCTGCGCCGATGGCAAGCCGACCTTTCGAGATGGCTCCAACGTCTACTTTATAGACGGTGTTCATATGACGCGGTTCGCCTCGCGGTTGGCGGCGAAGCCGATTGCCGCCTGGATTCGCGCGAACGATGTCTTACGGCCGGGATCCTGA
- the secD gene encoding protein translocase subunit SecD: MRTSRSVMLGYALIILVGVLAALPSLFTAQQLAALPNWVPKHQITLGLDLQGGSHLVLEVDSAALKQDRLQSLLNDARTALRKDGVRTDSVRLVGDTVTVAVADPATRAKAIDSLKALSTPVTAIGFSAGSSDLAVDGSDASAPIKVTPTEAGLKDRLDRAVEQSLEIVRQRVDQVGVAEPTIQRVGSDRILVQLPGLQDPTRLRQLLGSTAKMTFHMVANVGQGEPLPRGVTMLPDAKGGGQMPVEDRVAVDGERLTDARAGFDQRTKEPIVSFRFDSLGARQFAEITGQNVGRPFAIVLDGKVLTAPVIREAIVGGSGQISGNFTVDETVTLSALLRSGSLPAPLTVIEERTVGPDLGGDVIKMGIYTGIAGFVAVVLFMVALYGSWGMIANVALLLHVVLTFGALAILGATLTLPGIAGIILGIGLGVDANILINERIREETKRGLGAFAALDQGFKRAYSTIVDANATSLIVSSLLFMFGAGPVRGFAVTMVLGTLLSMFTAVAVTRVIMQEVVRRRKLKVLRIEPLFRFFPEKTSISFMKGRFLGIGVSILLSLASIGLFMKPGLNYGIDFKGGIQVEITSSQPADLGQLRSTLSDLGLGEIALQNVGDADHVLIRVQRQDGGEIAQTTAVEKVKEAVQKLDPGVKFERTEVVGPKVSGELAQSGVLAVVLAAAAMLCYIWWRFEWNFAIGAIATLVLDTTKMVGFFALLGLDFNLTAIAALLTIIGYSVNDKVVVYDRMRENLRAYKKMPLRNVIDMSINQVFARCVYTSVAILLSIVPMAIWGGKATENFAVPMVAGVVVATTSSIFIAAPILLFLGDWWTRRHPNRALEAPDAAPAKG; this comes from the coding sequence ATGCGCACTTCCAGGAGCGTGATGTTGGGCTATGCCCTCATCATCCTCGTCGGCGTTCTCGCCGCACTCCCCAGCCTCTTCACCGCGCAGCAGCTCGCCGCGCTTCCCAACTGGGTGCCCAAGCACCAGATCACCCTCGGCCTCGATCTCCAGGGCGGCTCTCACCTCGTGCTCGAGGTCGATTCCGCCGCCTTGAAGCAGGACAGGCTGCAATCGCTGCTCAACGACGCCCGCACGGCGTTGCGCAAGGACGGCGTCCGCACCGACTCTGTTCGCCTGGTGGGTGACACGGTAACGGTCGCGGTCGCCGATCCGGCCACCCGCGCCAAGGCGATCGATAGCCTGAAGGCGCTGTCCACGCCCGTCACGGCGATCGGCTTCTCCGCCGGCTCGTCGGATCTCGCGGTCGACGGCTCCGATGCGAGCGCGCCGATCAAGGTCACGCCTACGGAAGCGGGCCTCAAGGACCGCCTCGACCGTGCCGTCGAGCAGAGCCTGGAGATCGTGCGCCAGCGCGTCGACCAGGTCGGCGTCGCGGAGCCGACCATCCAGCGTGTCGGCTCGGATCGCATCCTGGTCCAGCTACCCGGCCTGCAGGACCCGACCCGGCTGCGCCAGCTGCTCGGCAGCACCGCCAAGATGACCTTCCACATGGTCGCCAATGTCGGCCAGGGCGAGCCGCTGCCGCGCGGCGTGACCATGTTGCCGGATGCCAAGGGCGGCGGCCAGATGCCGGTTGAAGACCGCGTCGCCGTTGACGGCGAACGCCTCACCGATGCCCGCGCCGGCTTCGACCAGCGCACCAAGGAGCCAATCGTCTCCTTCCGCTTCGATAGCCTCGGCGCGCGTCAGTTCGCCGAGATCACCGGCCAGAACGTCGGCCGGCCCTTTGCCATCGTGCTCGACGGCAAGGTGCTGACCGCGCCCGTCATCCGCGAGGCGATCGTCGGCGGGTCCGGCCAGATCAGCGGCAACTTCACCGTCGACGAGACGGTGACGCTGTCGGCGCTGCTGCGTTCCGGCTCGCTGCCAGCGCCGCTGACCGTGATCGAGGAACGCACCGTCGGTCCCGATCTCGGCGGCGACGTCATCAAGATGGGCATCTATACCGGCATTGCCGGCTTCGTCGCCGTCGTGCTGTTCATGGTGGCGCTCTACGGTTCGTGGGGCATGATCGCGAACGTCGCGCTCCTGCTGCATGTCGTGCTCACCTTCGGCGCACTGGCCATACTGGGGGCGACGCTGACGCTGCCTGGCATCGCCGGCATCATCCTCGGCATTGGCCTCGGCGTGGACGCCAACATCCTGATCAACGAGCGCATCCGCGAGGAGACCAAGCGCGGGCTCGGCGCCTTCGCGGCGCTCGACCAGGGCTTCAAGCGCGCCTACTCGACGATCGTCGACGCGAATGCGACCTCGCTGATCGTGTCCAGCCTGCTGTTCATGTTCGGCGCTGGTCCGGTGCGCGGCTTCGCGGTGACGATGGTGCTCGGCACGCTGCTGTCGATGTTCACCGCCGTCGCCGTCACCCGCGTCATCATGCAGGAAGTGGTGCGCCGGCGGAAGCTGAAGGTGCTGCGCATCGAGCCGCTGTTCCGGTTCTTCCCGGAAAAGACGTCGATCTCCTTCATGAAGGGCCGTTTCCTCGGCATCGGCGTGTCGATCCTGCTGTCGCTCGCCTCGATCGGCCTGTTCATGAAGCCCGGCCTCAACTACGGCATCGACTTCAAGGGCGGCATCCAGGTGGAGATCACCTCGTCGCAGCCGGCCGATCTCGGCCAGCTGAGAAGCACGCTCTCGGATCTGGGCTTGGGCGAAATCGCGCTTCAGAACGTCGGCGACGCCGACCACGTCCTGATCCGCGTCCAGCGGCAGGATGGCGGCGAGATCGCGCAGACGACCGCCGTCGAAAAGGTGAAGGAGGCGGTGCAGAAGCTCGATCCGGGCGTGAAGTTCGAACGCACGGAGGTGGTCGGGCCGAAGGTCTCGGGCGAACTTGCCCAGTCGGGCGTGCTGGCGGTGGTCCTCGCGGCGGCGGCGATGCTTTGCTACATCTGGTGGCGCTTCGAGTGGAACTTCGCCATCGGCGCGATCGCGACGCTGGTGCTCGATACGACCAAGATGGTCGGCTTCTTCGCCCTGCTCGGCCTCGACTTCAACCTGACGGCGATCGCGGCACTTTTGACGATCATCGGCTATTCGGTGAACGACAAGGTGGTCGTCTACGACCGGATGCGCGAGAACTTGAGAGCCTACAAGAAGATGCCGTTGCGCAACGTCATCGACATGTCGATCAACCAGGTGTTCGCGCGCTGCGTCTACACCTCGGTCGCGATCCTCCTGTCGATCGTGCCGATGGCGATCTGGGGCGGCAAGGCGACCGAAAACTTCGCCGTGCCGATGGTGGCCGGCGTGGTCGTCGCGACGACGTCCTCGATCTTCATCGCAGCCCCCATCCTGCTCTTCCTCGGCGACTGGTGGACCCGGCGCCACCCCAACCGGGCGCTCGAAGCGCCGGACGCCGCGCCGGCCAAGGGCTGA